The DNA segment GGGCCGGTTCCGGCCGGGCGGGCTGACCGGCCGCGACATCCTGTGTGCGGAGGTTCTCGTCTCCACGAGTTTCGTAGACGCCCTGCTCGATGGCACCTCTGGTCGGCAGACGACATGTTGAACGTGGCAGCTTTGGAAGACATTGCTCCCGCCATGGTGCCGTTCCGCTCCGAGGCGTCACGCCCCGTCGATTTCGCCGCGGTCTCCTCTGCCCTGGGCTCCGACCTGCCGACGGACTTCAAGGAGCTGGCCCGTCGCTACCCGACACTGGAGTTCGACGGGTTTCTGCGTGTGCCATTGCCCCGTCCCGGTGCCGAGTCCGCCTTTGTCGACGGAATCCGTCGGGAACTAGAAATTCTGCGGGATCTGCAGGACGACGACATGGCGGAAGGGTATGAGGCATATCCGGCACCCAACGGGCTGCTTCCCTGGAGCGAGTCTCTCTCCGGGGACGTCTTCTACTGGCGGGTCGCGGGTCCGGACCCGGACTCCTGGCCCGTCGTCGTGAACAGTAGGAACGACGAGTGGTGGGAGTTTCCGAGTGGGGCCATCGCCTTCCTCGTCTGGCTGATCGACGGGTCGGTCGAGCGGCGAGGTCTTCCTCGGGACGTTCCGGGCAGGCATCCTGTGGTGCGTGTGTTTCAGGGGTGATTCCGTCGGCCCCGTCGGACGGTCTCTTTCCCGGCGCACCCGACGGCCGAATCCAGTTGATGCGGCGCTGAAAGCAGGCGGCCGAGCCGCTGATCTTGTACGACCCCGTACCTCCCGTGAGTGAGTGAGCCCATGAGCACCGTCCCGCCCCCCGAGCACCCCGACGACAGATCCGGCGAAGGGTCGGAGGCGGGGGCGATATCCGACGCGCAGTGGGAGGCGTTCCAGCGGGAGGCTGCGGAGGGTGGGGGGAAGGTGCCCAAGGAGCCATCCGCGCGGGCGCGGATGGTGACGCGCCGGCTGCGTGAGCAGGACGAGGCGGCGGCCGGGCGCAGGCGATGGTGGCAGCGGCGGAAGCGGACTCCGGAGCCGGCGCTTCCGCCGGGCTGGCGCACCGGCCCCGCCTGGCAGGAAACGCGGCGCGGCCCGTTGCGGACCGCGCGCTCGGTGCTCGTGCTGGCGCTGGTCGCGGGGGTGACCCTGGTCGTCGTGCGGCCGTCGCTGCTGCTGGACCGGCTCCCCGGACACCACACCGAGGCCGCCGCGACCGACGCCTCGCCGCTGCCCGCCGAGACGGCGCGGCCGTCCGCCGCCCCGGCGGTCCGGGCCGGCCTGCCCACCCGCGCCCACCCCTTCCGCGGCTCGCCCGCCGAGCGGTGGGCCTCCGGGGCCGATGCCATCGAGCTGCCCGAGGCGAAGGCGACGGGCGGGATGAGCAAGGCCGACGTGGCGCTCGCCCTGCGCCTGACGAAGGAGTTCCTGGTCGCCGCCAATCTGGACCCGGCCGTGCTCCGGGGCGGGCGGCCCGCCGCCGCGCTGGCCCTGCTCGACCCCAAGCAGCCCGAGATACTGCCGAACCTGCGGCGCGCCCTGCGCGACCCGGACGAGAAGCACAACCCGCTGGACCTGGTGAGCCGGTTCGACCCGGCCGAGGTGGCCCTGGCCGGTGACGTGGTCCGGGTACGGGGGCGGATGACGTTCGCGGCGGGGGAGCGGCCGGGCGAGGTCCGGGTGCACGCCGACTACACGTTCGTCTATCCGCTGGTCCGGGCGGACGGGGCGGGGGACGGCGACGGCCCCGTGGCCCGCACGATCATCCGCAGAGCCCTGACGACGTCCCTGCTGGACCCGGCCAAGTGGCAGGCGACACGAGGCAGAATCGGCCTCCACCGCTACGACAGCGAGTTCGGCAACAGCGCGTGCGACGTGCGCGACGGCTACTACCACCCGGAGTTCGGTGACGGCTTGCCCACCGGTACCCCTGCCACCGGTCCGGCCAAGGACCCGTACGACCGAGGCCGGCGCCTGGCCGGGGAGGGTGACGGACGCTGCTGGGCGGTGACCCGCACCTGACGGACCCCGTGAGCAGGGTCGAAGCGCGTCTGCGTTTGAGCATCCACTCGGGCGGGGTAAGATCCCGGCCCGATTGGCCAGGCTCGTGACGCGTGTGGCACACTAGCCAGGTTGCTCGGTTGAGTGTCAATGCTGCGCGCCTCCCGCCGGGAGGACCGGAAGCGAGTCCCACAGTACTCGTCGGCCCCATGCGGGCCGGACGTACGGGAATCTTCCGGGAAGCGTAAGTGGGGCACCGGCCAGGCGCCCGGTGGGGTTTCGCCCCCGGCAGCGTGGTCTTCGGCCCGCACCCCCTTGGTTGGGAAATCCTTCGGGACTTCTACGTAGAGGGGATGCGACACGCCCGACCGCGTGGGTCGGAGGAGAAGTTACCGAACCCCGGGTTCCAGAGCGTTAAACGAGAGACAGGACTACTAGTAGCCATGGCGGGACAGAAGATCCGCATCCGGCTCAAGGCCTACGACCACGAGGTCATCGACTCCTCGGCGAAGAAGATCGTCGAGACGGTGACCCGCACTGGTGCGTCGGTCGCGGGCCCGGTGCCGCTGCCCACTGAGAAGAACGTGTACTGCGTCATCAAGTCGCCGCACAAGTACAAGGACTCGCGCGAGCACTTCGAGATGCGCACGCACAAGCGCCTCATCGACATCCTCGACCCCACGCCGAAGACGGTTGACTCGCTCATGCGTCTCGACCTGCCGGCGGGCGTCGACATCGAGATCAAGCTCTGAGGTGACGCGCGAGATGGCTAAGAACATTAAGGGCGTCCTGGGCGAGAAGCTCGGCATGACCCAGGTCTGGGACGAGAACAACCGGGTCGTCCCGGTGACCGTCGTCAAGGCCGGGCCCTGCGTCGTCACCCAGGTCCGCACCAACGACAGCGACGGCTACGAGTCGGTCCAGATCGCCTTCGGCGAGATCGACCCGCGCAAGGTGAACAAGCCCCTCAAGGGTCACTTCGCCAAGGCCGACGTCACCCCGCGCCGCCACCTGGTGGAGCTCCGCACCCCGGACGCGTCCGAGTACACGCTCGGCCAGGAGATCACCGCCGAGGTGTTCGAGTCCGGCGTCAAGGTCGACGTCACGGGCAAGAGCAAGGGCAAGGGCTTCGCCGGTGTCATGAAGCGTCACAACTTCCGGGGCCTCGGCGCCGGTCACGGCGTGCAGCGCAAGCACCGTTCCCCCGGTTCGATCGGTGGCTGCGCCACCCCTGGGCGTGTCTTCAAGGGCATGCGCATGGCCGGTCGGATGGGTAACGAGCGCGTCACCACCCAGAACCTGACCATCCACGCGGTTGACGCGGAGAAGGGTCTGCTGCTCATCAAGGGCGCGGTCCCCGGTCCGAACGGCGGCCTCGTCCTGGTCCGTACCGCGGCCAAGGGGGCTTGAGGTAATGAGCACCATTGACATCCTTTCGCCGGCAGGCGACAAGGCCGGTACCGTCGAGCTCCCCGCGGAGATCTTCGACGCGAAGACCAGCGTTCCGCTGATCCACCAGGTCGTCGTCGCACAGCTGGCAGCTGCCCGTCAGGGCACGCACAAGACCAAGTCCCGTGGCGAGGTCCGCGGTGGTGGGCGCAAGCCGTACCGCCAGAAGGGCACCGGCCGCGCGCGCCAGGGCTCGACCCGCGCGCCGCAGTTCGTCGGCGGTGGCGTCGTCCACGGCCCGCAGCCGCGTGACTACTCCCAGCGCACCCCGAAGAAGATGAAGGCCGCCGCCCTCCGCGGTGCCCTCTCCGACCGGGCGCGTCACTCCCGCATCCACGTCGTCACCGGCGTGGTCGAGGGTGGGATCTCCACGAAGGCCGCCAAGACGCTGTTCGGCAAGATCTCGGAGCGCAAGAACCTGCTCCTGGTCGTCGACCGCAACGACGAGGCCGCGTGGCTCTCCGCACGCAACCTGCCCCAGGTGCACATCCTGGAGCCGGGCCAGCTGAACACGTACGACGTGATCGTCTCTGACGACGTGGTCTTCACCCAGGCCGCCTTCGAGTCCTTCGTGTCTGGCCCCCAGACCGCTGAGACCGAAGGGAGCGACGCCTGATGAGCGAGGCGACCGTTACCAGCAAGACCTACGACGACCCGCGCGACGTTCTCGTCAAGCCGGTTGTCTCGGAGAAGAGCTACGCGCTGCTCGACGAGAACAAGTACACGTTCATCGTCGCGCCGGGCTCCAACAAGACCCAGATCAAGCAGGCCGTCGAGGCGGTCTTCTCGGTCAAGGTCACCGGGGTCAACACGATCAACCGCCAGGGCAAGCGCAAGCGCACCCGCACCGGTTTCGGCAAGCGCGCGGACACCAAGCGCGCCATCGTGACCCTCGCTGAGGGCGACCGTATCGACATCTTCGGCGGCCCGACCTCCTAGTGAGGCCGAGTCGTCCGGAATCGGACGAGGACTGAGAAATGGGTATCCGCAAGTACAAGCCGACGACCCCGGGCCGTCGTGGCTCCAGCGTCGCCGACTTTGTCGAGATCACGCGGTCCACGCCGGAGAAGTCGCTGGTCCGCCCCCTGCACAACAAGGGCGGCCGTAACAACACCGGTCGTGTGACCGTTCGCCACCAGGGCGGTGGCCACAAGCGCGCCTACCGCGTGATCGACTTCCGTCGTCACGACAAGGACGGCGTGCCGGCCAAGGTCGCGCACATCGAGTACGACCCCAACCGCACCGCGCGCATCGCGCTCCTGCACTACGCGGACGGCGAGAAGCGCTACATCATCGCGCCGCGTGGCCTGGCGCAGGGCGACCGTGTCGAGAACGGCCCCGCCGCCGACATCAAGCCCGGCAACAACCTGGCGCTGCGCAACATCCCGGTCGGTACGACGATCCACGCCATCGAGCTGCGGCCCGGCGGCGGCGCGAAGTTCGCCCGCTCCGCGGGTGCCTCCGTGCAGCTGCTGGCGAAGGAGGGCACCATGGCCCACCTTCGTATGCCGTCGGGTGAGATCCGCCTGGTCGACGCCCGCTGCCGCGCCACCATCGGCGAGGTCGGCAACGCCGAGCAGTCGAACATCAACTGGGGCAAGGCCGGCCGCATGCGGTGGAAGGGCGTCCGCCCGACCGTCCGCGGTGTCGTCATGAACCCGGTCGACCACCCGCACGGTGGTGGTGAGGGCAAGACCTCCGGTGGCCGTCACCCGGTTTCGCCGTGGGGTAAGAAGGAAGGTCGTACTCGTTCGCCCAAGAAGGCGTCGAACAAGTACATCGTCCGCCGCCGCAAGACGAACAAGAAGCGCTAGGAGCGGGTTTAGATGCCGCGCAGTCTCAAGAAGGGGCCCTTCGTCGACGGCCACCTCGCCAAGAAGGTGGACGCACAGAACGAGGCAGGCACCAAGAACGTCATCAAGACCTGGTCCCGTCGCTCGATGATCGTCCCGGCCATGCTGGGTCACACCATCGCGGTGCACAACGGCAAGATCCACGTCCCGGTGTTCGTCACCGAGTCGATGGTCGGCCACAAGCTCGGCGAGTTCTCGCCGACTCGCACCTTCCGCGGCCACGTCAAGGACGACCGGAAGTCGAAGCGCCGCTAACGCGGGGTGACTGACTATGACTTACACCGAAGGGACAACCATGGAAGCCAGGGCCCAGGCGCGGTACATCCGCGTCACGCCCATGAAGGCCCGCCGCGTGGTGGACCTCATCCGTGGCATGGATGCCACGGAGGCTCAGGCGGTCCTGCGTTTCGCCCCGCAGGCCGCGAGCGTGCCGGTCGGCAAGGTGCTGGACAGCGCCATTGCCAACGCCGCACACAACTACGACCACACCGACGCCTCTTCGCTGGTCATCAGCGAGGCGTACGTGGACGAGGGTCCGACCCTGAAGCGGTTCCGTCCGCGCGCCCAGGGCCGCGCCTACCGGATCCGTAAGCGGACCAGCCACATCACCGTGGTCGTCAGCAGCAAGGAAGGAACCCGGTAATGGGCCAGAAGGTAAACCCGCACGGGTTCCGGCTCGGCATCACCACGGACTTCAAGTCCCGCTGGTACGCCGACAAGCTGTACAAGGACTACGTCAAGGAAGACGTCGCCATTCGTCGCATGATGACGAAGGGCATGGAGCGCGCCGGCATCTCGAAGGTTGAGATCGAGCGCACCCGCGACCGCGTCCGCGTCGACATCCACACCGCTCGTCCGGGCATCGTCATCGGCCGCCGCGGCGCCGAGGCCGACCGCATCCGCGGCGAGCTGGAGAAGCTGACCGGCAAGCAGGTCCAGCTGAACATCCTCGAGGTCAAGAACCCCGAGACGGACGCTCAGCTGGTGGCCCAGGCCGTCGCCGAGCAGCTGTCCTCCCGCGTCTCCTTCCGCCGTGCCATGCGCAAGAGCATGCAGAGCACGATGAAGGCCGGCGCCAAGGGCATCAAGGTCCAGTGCGGTGGCCGCCTCGGCGGCGCCGAGATGTCCCGCTCGGAGTTCTACCGCGAGGGCCGTGTGCCCCTGCACACGCTCCGCGCGAACGTCGACTACGGCTTCTTCGAGGCCAAGACGACCTTCGGCCGCATCGGCGTGAAGGTCTGGATCTACAAGGGCGACGTCAAGAACATCGCCGAGGTCCGCGCCGAGAACGCCGCCGCCCGTGCGGGCAACCGCCCGGCCCGTGGCGGCGCCGACCGCCCGGCCGGCCGCGGTGGCCGCGGTGGCGAGCGTGGCGGCCGCGGCCGCAAGCCGCAGCAGTCGGCTCCGGCCGCCGAGGCCCCCAAGGCCGAGGCGACCGCCGCTGCTCCGGCTGCTGAGAGCACCGGAACGGAGGCCTGACCGAAATGCTGATCCCCCGTAGGGTCAAGCACCGCAAGCAGCACCACCCGAAGCGCAGCGGTATGTCCAAGGGTGGCACGCAGGTTGCGTTCGGCGAGTACGGCATCCAGGCGCTGACCCCGGCCTACGTGACGAACCGTCAGATCGAGTCCGCTCGTATCGCCATGACGCGTCACATCAAGCGTGGCGGCAAGGTCTGGATCAACATCTACCCGGACCGTCCCCTGACGAAGAAGCCGGCCGAGACCCGCATGGGTTCCGGTAAGGGTTCGCCGGAGTGGTGGATCGCCAACGTCAAGCCCGGACGCGTCATGTTCGAGCTGTCGTACCCCAACGAGAAGATCGCCCGTGAGGCGCTGACCCGTGCGGCCCACAAGCTGCCGATGAAGTGCCGGATCGTCAAGCGCGAGGCAGGTGAAGCGTGATGTCGGCCGGTACCAAGGCGTCCGAGCTGCGCGAGCTGGGCAACGAGGAGCTCCTCAACAAGCTCCGCGAGGCCAAGGAAGAGCTGTTCAACCTCCGCTTCCAGGCGGCGACGGGCCAGCTCGAGAACCACGGTCGGCTCAAGTCCGTCCGTAAGGACATCGCCCGGATCTACACCCTGATGCGCGAGCGCGAGCTGGGCATCGAAACGGTGGAGAGCGTCTGATGAGCGAGAACACTGTGACTGAGAGCAAGACCGCCGAGCGCGGCTTCCGCAAGACCCGTGAGGGCCTCGTCGTCAGCGACAAGATGGACAAGACCGTCGTCGTCGCCGTCGAGGACCGCGTGAAGCACGCCCTGTACGGCAAGGTCATCCGCCGTACGAACAAGCTCAAGGCCCACGACGAGCAGAACGCCGCCGGTGTCGGCGACCGCGTCCTCCTGATGGAGACCCGGCCGCTGTCCGCCACGAAGCGGTGGCGCATCGTCGAGATCCTCGAGAAGGCCAAGTAATTCCTGAGGGGACTTCCCCTCGGGTCAGTTCCGCCAGGCTCGGCAGGGGTTCCCGTCAAGGAACCCCTGCCGGGAACCGGCAGACGATCAGGAGATAGACGTGATCCAGCAGGAGTCGCGACTGCGTGTCGCCGACAACACGGGTGCGAAGGAAATTCTCACCATCCGTGTTCTCGGTGGCTCGGGTCGCCGCTACGCGGGCATCGGTGACGTCATCGTCGCCACCGTCAAGGACGCGATCCCCGGTGGCAACGTGAAGAAGGGTGACGTCGTCAAGGCCGTCATCGTTCGCACCGTCAAGGAGCGTCGTCGCCAGGATGGCTCGTACATCCGCTTCGACGAGAACGCCGCCGTCATTCTGAAGAACGACGGCGACCCCCGCGGCACCCGTATCTTCGGCCCGGTGGGCCGTGAGCTGCGCGAGAAGAAGTTCATGAAGATCATCTCGCTCGCGCCGGAGGTGCTGTAAGCATGAAGATCAAGAAGGGCGACCTGGTCCAGGTCATCACCGGCAAGGACAAGGGCAAGCAGGGCAAGGTCATCGTGGCCTACCCGGCTCAGGACCGCGTCCTCGTCGAGGGTGTCAACCGGGTCAAGAAGCACACCAAGGCCGGCCAGACCGCTCGCGGTTCGCAGACCGGTGGCATTGTGACGACCGAGGCCCCCGTCCACGTCAGCAACGTGCAGCTGGTTGTTGAGAAGGACGGCAAGAAGGTCGTTACTCGCGTCGGCTACCGCTTTGACGACGAGGGCAACAAGATCCGTGTTGCCAAGCGCACCGGTGAGGACATCTGATGACTACCACCACCGCGCCGCGTCTCAAGACGCGCTACCGCGAGGAAATCGCCGGCAAGCTGCGTGAGGAGTTCTCCTACGAGAACGTCATGCAGATCCCCGGTCTCGTCAAGATCGTGGTCAACATGGGTGTGGGCGACGCCGCCCGCGACTCCAAGCTGATCGACGGTGCCGTCAAGGACCTCACCACGATCACCGGTCAGAAGCCGGCCGTCACCAAGGCCCGCAAGTCGATCGCGCAGTTCAAGCTGCGCGAGGGGCAGCCGATCGGCTGCCACGTCACCCTCCGCGGTGACCGCATGTGGGAGTTCCTGGACCGTACGCTGTCGCTCGCGCTTCCGCGTATCCGTGACTTCCGCGGCCTGTCGCCGAAGCAGTTCGACGGCCGTGGCAACTACACCTTCGGTCTCACGGAGCAGGTCATGTTCCACGAGATCGACCAGGACAAGATCGACCGGGTCCGGGGCATGGACATCACCGTGGTCACCACGGCGACCAACGACGACGAGGGTCGTGCCCTTCTTCGTCACCTCGGCTTCCCGTTCAAGGAGAACTGACCGTGGCGAAGAAGGCTCTGATCGCTAAGGCCGCCCGCAAGCCGAAGTTCGGCGTCCGCGGGTACACCCGCTGCCAGCGCTGCGGCCGGCCCCACTCCGTCTACCGCAAGTTCGGCCTGTGCCGCGTGTGCCTTCGTGAGATGGCTCACCGCGGCGAGCTGCCGGGCGTGACCAAGAGCTCCTGGTAATTCTCCTTCGCCCCTTGGGCGTTGGGAATCACCGGAGACTCTCGGTAAGCATCTGGTCGGCAGGAGCCCGGCTCCGCATGCCGTAGGCTTGCAGGGTTGGGCGCCTGCCGCCCATGACCGACTTACTACGCCGTAGGTCCCCGCACCGCACCCGTCCCGCCTCTGAGCGGGGAGAGGGATGGCGCATACAGGAAACCCCGGCGAGAGAGGCCGAAGGCCAACTCATGACCATGACTGATCCCATCGCAGACATGCTCACGCGTCTGCGCAACGCGAACTCGGCGTATCACGACGACGTCGTGATGCCGCACAGCAAGATCAAGTCGCACATCGCGGAGATCCTCCAGCAGGAGGGCTTCATCACCGGCTGGAAGGTCGAGGACGCCGAGGTCGGCAAGAACCTCGTCCTCCAGCTGAAGTTCGGCCCGAACCGCGAGCGTTCGATCGCCGGCATCAAGCGCATTTCGAAGCCGGGTCTGCGTGTCTACGCAAAGTCCACCAACCTGCCGAAGGTCCTCGGCGGCCTGGGCGTGGCGATCATCTCCACGTCCCACGGTCTCCTGACCGGCCAGCAGGCTCAGAAGAAGGGCGTAGGTGGGGAAGTCCTCGCCTACGTCTGGTAGTCGGGAACGGAGGAACAGCTCATGTCGCGAATCGGCAAGCTCCCCATCCAGGTTCCCGCCGGTGTGGACGTCACCATCGATGGCCGTACGGTCAGCGTGAAGGGCCCCAAGGGCACCCTGACGCACACCGTCGCGGCGCCCATCGAGGTCACCAAGGGTGAGGACGGCGTCCTGAACGTCGTCCGCCCGAACGACGAGCGTCAGAACAAGGCCCTGCACGGCCTGTCCCGCACGCTGGTGGCGAACATGATCACCGGTGTGACCCAGGGATACATCAAGGCGCTCGAGATCAGCGGTGTCGGTTACCGCGTCCAGGCGAAGGGCTCCAACCTGGAGTTCGCCCTGGGCTACAGCCACCCGATCCTGATCGAGGCCCCGGAGGGCATCACCTTCAAGGTGGAGACCCCCACGAAGTTCAGCGTCGAGGGCATCGACAAGCAGAAGGTCGGCGAGACCGCGGCCAAGATCCGCAAGCTGCGGAAGCCTGACCCGTACAAGGCCAAGGGCGTCAAGTACGCCGGCGAGGTCATCCGCCGCAAGGTCGGAAAGGCTGGTAAGTAGCCATGGCATACGGCGTGAAGATCGCCAAGGGCGACGCGTACAAGCGCGCGGCTCGCAAGCGGCGCCACATCCGCGTCCGCAAGCACATCTCCGGCTCGCCGGAGCGTCCGCGCCTGGTCGTGACCCGTTCGAACCGTCACATGGTGGCTCAGGTCATCGACGACATCGCGGGCCACACGCTCGCGTCGGCGTCGACCCTGGACGTCTCCATCCGTGGCGGCGAGGGCGACAAGAGCAGCCAGGCCAAGCAGGTCGGCGCCCTGGTCGCCGAGCGTGCCAAGGCCGCAGGCGTCGAGGCCGTCGTGTTTGACCGCGGTGGTAACCAGTACGCCGGGCGGATTGCCGCTCTGGCTGACGCCGCCCGTGAAGCCGGGCTGAAGTTCTAGCCCCGGTTCCTACGCACAGCGGACGTAACAGAGAGAGGTAAATCCAATGGCTGGACCCCAGCGCCGCGGAAGCGGTGCCGGTGGCGGCGAGCGGCGGGACCGGAAGGGCCGTGACGGCGGCGCTGCCGCCGCCGAGAAGACCGCGTACGTCGAGCGCGTCGTCGCGATCAACCGAGTCGCCAAGGTTGTGAAGGGTGGTCGTCGCTTCAGCTTCACCGCGCTGGTCGTGGTGGGCGACGGTGACGGCACCGTAGGTGTCGGTTACGGCAAGGCCAAGGAAGTTCCCGCGGCCATCGCCAAGGGCGTGGAAGAGGCCAAGAAGAACTTCTTCAAGGTCCCGCGCATCCAGGGCACCATCCCTCACCCGATCCAGGGTGAGAAGGCCGCGGGCGTCGTCCTGCTCAAGCCGGCTTCCCCCGGTACCGGTGTGATCGCCGGTGGCCCGGTGCGTGCCGTCCTCGAGTGCGCCGGCGTCCACGACATCCTGTCGAAGTCGCTCGGGTCCTCGAACCCGATCAACATCGTGCACGCGACCGTGGCGGCCCTTCGTGGCCTGCAGCGTCCCGAGGAGATCGCGGCCCGCCGCGGTCTGCCCCTCGAGGACGTCGCCCCCGCGGCCCTGCTTCGTGCGCGTGCGGGAGCGGGTGCGTAATGGCTCGCCTCAAGATCACGCAGACGAAGTCGTACATCGGCAGCAAGCAGAACCACCGCGACACCCTGCGTTCGCTCGGGCTCAAGCGCCTGCACG comes from the Streptomyces sp. NBC_00525 genome and includes:
- the rpmD gene encoding 50S ribosomal protein L30, translating into MARLKITQTKSYIGSKQNHRDTLRSLGLKRLHDVVVKEDRPEFRGMVHTVRHLVTVEEVD